One Nitrososphaerota archaeon DNA segment encodes these proteins:
- a CDS encoding DNA topoisomerase IV subunit A, which translates to MSKPKNKAEKIAAAKYEALRELLKSEGTKIYNDLEKGQFPQFYVPSRSVSNIVYDKKLRQYVLGKAAGLRSSRNMSQLRSFTQLIWLAFFANRLVQEKKSSTLRDIYYSSQAFEIDFEDQPESDNIIVDLEAVLARPREDLHIFPEERSSVFGDLTIEYTVPGYEGRRTNLSDHPDGYLIGPSLSSAELVDTSAELVIAIEKGGLFTRFVEEKVDKKFKAIIIDTAGQAPRSTRYLLKRLHEQMKLPVVILTDGDVYGEHIAMVIKSGSANAAHLRELTVPDAKWVGVWASDIEKYKLPTIPMTESDIKRIYDLQKDPRYQEGVWKKELEIFLKIKRKAELEAFSKYGLTNITDKYLPEKLELAKSL; encoded by the coding sequence ATGTCAAAACCGAAGAATAAAGCAGAAAAAATTGCAGCGGCAAAGTACGAGGCACTACGGGAGTTACTAAAGTCAGAGGGTACAAAGATCTACAATGACTTGGAAAAGGGACAATTCCCGCAATTCTACGTACCAAGCAGATCCGTTAGCAATATAGTATATGACAAAAAACTGCGCCAATATGTTCTTGGCAAGGCTGCGGGACTTCGTAGCTCACGCAACATGTCACAACTAAGATCATTTACGCAACTAATCTGGCTTGCATTCTTTGCAAACAGGTTAGTCCAAGAAAAAAAATCCTCAACCTTGAGAGACATTTACTATTCATCGCAGGCATTTGAAATTGATTTTGAGGATCAGCCGGAATCTGACAACATTATTGTGGACTTGGAGGCAGTCTTGGCAAGACCACGAGAGGACCTACACATATTCCCAGAGGAGCGAAGCAGCGTCTTTGGTGATTTGACAATTGAATATACCGTTCCTGGATACGAGGGAAGAAGGACAAATCTATCGGACCATCCCGATGGCTATCTGATTGGCCCAAGCTTGTCCAGCGCAGAACTAGTGGATACCAGCGCAGAGCTAGTCATTGCTATTGAAAAAGGTGGTCTGTTTACTAGATTTGTGGAAGAAAAGGTCGACAAAAAATTCAAGGCAATCATTATAGACACTGCAGGACAGGCTCCGCGTTCCACCAGATACCTGCTAAAAAGATTACACGAGCAAATGAAACTTCCAGTCGTAATTCTAACAGACGGGGATGTCTATGGAGAGCACATTGCAATGGTAATCAAGTCTGGCTCTGCAAACGCCGCACACCTTAGAGAATTAACTGTTCCTGACGCAAAGTGGGTTGGCGTGTGGGCATCCGACATTGAAAAGTACAAACTTCCAACCATCCCTATGACAGAATCAGACATTAAGAGAATCTATGATTTACAAAAAGACCCAAGATATCAAGAAGGAGTCTGGAAAAAGGAATTGGAAATATTCCTAAAAATAAAAAGAAAGGCTGAACTAGAAGCCTTCTCAAAATATGGTCTGACAAACATTACGGACAAGTACTTGCCAGAAAAACTGGAACTGGCTAAGTCTCTGTAG
- a CDS encoding Hsp20/alpha crystallin family protein, with protein MSSYKKTYSNEQSINFIIPIMLILFLGIVYIMSLRNGHGGVSFILIGIAAATMIYWGFVIKKMTRTEKPKYAARETESKNWVYDVIKGENEIVFVAEVPGPDDKIMVRLVEGILYIRATGGFSKEVPVEGASGMQISDFKYRNGVLTLRIGKTTET; from the coding sequence TTGTCAAGCTACAAAAAGACGTACTCTAATGAGCAATCAATTAATTTTATCATCCCGATCATGCTTATCCTATTTCTGGGCATAGTGTACATCATGTCACTTCGGAATGGTCATGGCGGGGTAAGTTTCATCCTAATCGGAATAGCAGCTGCCACCATGATTTATTGGGGATTTGTCATCAAAAAGATGACTAGAACTGAGAAGCCCAAGTATGCTGCACGTGAGACAGAAAGCAAGAACTGGGTTTATGATGTCATAAAGGGCGAAAATGAGATTGTCTTTGTAGCCGAGGTGCCAGGACCTGATGATAAAATCATGGTAAGACTAGTAGAAGGCATATTGTATATTCGCGCAACGGGTGGATTTTCAAAAGAGGTTCCTGTAGAAGGGGCTTCTGGAATGCAAATTTCTGATTTCAAATACAGAAACGGAGTTCTGACTTTGCGAATCGGAAAGACTACAGAGACTTAG